Proteins from a genomic interval of Trifolium pratense cultivar HEN17-A07 linkage group LG6, ARS_RC_1.1, whole genome shotgun sequence:
- the LOC123891355 gene encoding protoporphyrinogen oxidase 2, whose protein sequence is MASSAKDDHPRSVKRVAVVGAGVSGLAAAYKLKSHGLDVTVFEAEGRAGGRLRTISRDGLVWDEGANTMTESETEVKGLIDALGLQEKQQYPLSQHKRYIVKNGEPVLVPTNPAALLKSKLLSAQSKIRVIFEPFMWKRNNSSTVRDENSEESVSRFFERHFGKEVVDYLIDPFVGGSSAADPESLSARHSFPELWNLEKRYGSIIAGALQSSLFGKRGKTVETKGGPRKNKNQRGSFSFQGGMQTLTDTLCKELGKDDLKLNAKVLTLAYSHDGSSPSQNWSITCASNKKTQEVDAVIITAPLDNVKDIRITKRGTPFALNFLPEVTYLPLSVLITTFKKENVKRPLEGFGVLVPSKEEQNGFKTLGTLFSSMMFPDRAPSDTYLYTTFIGGTRNRELAQASTDELKNIVTSDLRKLLGAEGEPTFVNHFFWSKGFPLYGHNYGSVLEAIDKMEKGLPGFYYAGNHRGGLSVGRAIASGCKAADLVISYLNNASDKTVSDK, encoded by the exons ATGGCCTCCTCTGCAAAAGATGATCATCCAA GATCTGTTAAAAGAGTTGCTGTTGTTGGTGCTGGGGTAAG TGGGCTTGCTGCGGCTTACAAATTGAAATCACATGGTCTAGATGTAACTGTTTTTGAAGCTGAAGGAAGAGCTGGAGGGAGGCTAAGAACTATTTCTCGAGATGGGCTAGTTTGGGATGAGGGGGCTAATACAATG ACTGAAAGTGAAACAGAGGTTAAAGGTTTGATTGATGCTCTTGGACTTcaagaaaaacaacaatat CCACTGTCACAGCATAAGCGCTATATTGTAAAAAATGGGGAACCAGTTCTG GTACCCACAAACCCTGCTGCACTACTGAAGAGCAAACTGCTTTCTGCACAATCAAAG ATTCGGGTCATTTTTGAACCATTTATGTGGAAAAGAAATAACTCCTCTACTGTGCGTGATGAAAATTCCGAAGAAAG TGTTAGCAGATTCTTCGAACGCCATTTTGGGAAAGAG gtTGTGGACTATCTCATTGATCCTTTTGTTGGAGGTTCAAGTGCAGCAGATCCTGAATCTCTTTCT GCGCGCCATTCTTTCCCAGAGCTATGGAATTTGGAGAAAAG GTATGGCTCCATTATAGCAGGGGCTCTACAATCCAGCTTATTTGGCAAAAGAGGCAAAACTGTAGAAACTAAAGGTGGACCAAGAAAAAACAAGAACCAGCGTGGTTCATTTTCTTTTCAGGGTGGAATGCAG ACACTGACTGATACATTGTGCAAAGAGCTTGGCAAAGATGACcttaaattaaatgcaaagGTTTTGACACTAGCTTACAGTCATGATGGAAGTTCCCCATCGCAAAACTGGTCTATTACTTGTGCTTCTAACAAAAAAACACAAGAGGTTGATGCAGTAATTATAACG GCTCCTCTTGATAATGTCAAAGACATCCGGATCACGAAAAGGGGAACCCCCTTTGCACTTAATTTCCTTCCTGAG GTGACCTATTTACCACTCTCAGTCTTAATTACCACCTTTAAAAAGGAGAATGTAAAGAGACCTCTGGAGGGATTTGGAGTTCTTGTCCCTTCAAAAGAGGAACAAAACGGTTTTAAAACCCTTG GTACACTTTTTTCCTCTATGATGTTTCCAGATCGAGCACCCAGTGATACGTATCTCTATACCACCTTCATAGGGGGAACTCGGAACAGGGAACTCGCTCAAGCTTCAAC TGACGAGCTTAAGAATATTGTCACTTCTGACCTGAGAAAGTTGTTGGGAGCAGAGGGGGAGCCCACATTCGTCAA CCATTTCTTCTGGAGTAAAGGCTTTCCTTTGTATGGTCATAACTACGGGTCAGTTCTTGAAGCAATTGACAAAATGGAAAAAGGTCTTCCTGGATTTTACTATGCAG GTAACCACAGAGGTGGACTCTCAGTTGGTAGAGCAATTGCCTCAGGTTGCAAAGCAGCTGATCTTGTAATTTCATACCTCAACAATGCTTCAGACAAAACAGTGTCTGACAAATGA
- the LOC123891356 gene encoding probable inactive leucine-rich repeat receptor-like protein kinase At3g03770 encodes MTYFYLNLIVLSLFFFIHSTHELQFAQTQVLLQLRKYLEYPTSLQIFENYNLNLCTIPQSEHFSIKCEGNSVTELKIIGDSHKHAKISKFNGFAVPNQTLSKTFSIDSFVTTLARLTNLKVLSLVSLGIWGPLPDKIHRLSLLQVLDLSSNFLFGSIPPKIGALVNLQILTFDGNYFNATMPNVFEPLFNLTSLSLKNNHLKGSFPFSLCKSKSLTDISFSHNELSGALPNFVELSRLRVLDLRENSFDSELPLMPKSLVTVLLSKNSFTGVIPSEFGELNQLQHLDLSWNRLSGVCPSSLFSLTNISYLNLANNDLSGSIPKKLKCGTKLGFVDISSNMLSGFVPSCLESTSDRRVVRFGGNCLSVNSQPQNQKNSSYCKESSSRKMKFWRWELDVAIAIIVVVLLLLLAFGVFFYRKFHSREIYRHEMLPKIVQDNSTTGVSSELLASARYISQTMKLGTQATPSSRHFSIEELKEITRNFDLSTYIGEGSIGKLYKGKLENGSYVIIRSLALRKKFSIQNLKARLDLLSKLHHPNLVSLLGHCIDGSGKDGASTNKLHLVYEYVQNGDYRTHLSEFSSDKALKWSDRLAILIGVAKAVHFLHTGIIPGCFRNQLKTNNVLLHEHRFPKLSDYGMSLISEEIENIEVKGVIPKSCQREELKDDVYNFGFILFESLAGPIASEKGEAFFLNEKASFDSHDGRKRIVDPIVLTSCCQESLSIVISITTKCISPQSSSRPSFEDVLWNLQYAAQVQATADADSIS; translated from the exons ATGACATATTTTTATCTCAATCTTattgttctttctttgtttttcttcatcCATAGTACTCATGAGTTACAATTTGCTCAAACACAAGTTCTGTTACAGTTAAGAAAGTATCTTGAATACCCTACCTCTCtgcaaatttttgaaaattacaatttaaaCCTTTGTACCATTCCTCAATCTGAACATTTCAGCATTAAATGTGAGGGTAATTCAGTAACTGAGCTCAAAATCATAGGAGACAGTCATAAACATGCAAAGATTTCCAAATTCAATGGTTTTGCAGTTCCAAATCAAACACTATCCAAAACTTTCTCTATTGATTCTTTTGTCACAACATTAGCAAGGTTAACAAATTTAAAGGTACTTAGTTTGGTTTCTTTAGGTATATGGGGCCCACTTCCTGATAAGATTCATAGATTATCTTTGCTTCAAGTTTTGGATTTAAGTTCAAATTTCTTATTTGGTTCTATTCCACCAAAGATAGGTgcattggttaatcttcaaatATTAACATTTGATGGAAATTATTTTAATGCAACAATGCCTAATGTTTTTGAACCTTTGTTTAATTTAACTAGCTTGAGTTTGAAAAATAATCACTTAAAGGGTTCATTTCCTTTTTCATTAtgcaaaagtaaatctcttaCTGATATTTCATTTTCACATAATGAATTATCTGGTGCATTGCCGAATTTTGTTGAGCTTTCGAGGTTACGTGTGTTGGATTTAAGAGAAAATAGTTTTGATTCTGAGTTACCTTTGATGCCGAAATCATTAGTCACGGTGTTGCTAAGTAAAAACTCGTTCACCGGTGTGATTCCTAGTGAGTTTGGTGAATTGAATCAGCTTCAACATCTTGATCTTTCGTGGAATCGTCTTAGCGGGGTGTGTCCGTCGTCGTTGTTTTCTTTGACAAATATTAGTTACTTGAATTTAGCAAATAATGATCTAAGTGGTTCAATTCCAAAGAAACTAAAATGTGGAACCAAACTTGGATTTGTGGATATTTCTAGTAACATGTTAAGTGGTTTTGTTCCTTCTTGTTTGGAAAGTACTTCTGATAGAAGAGTTGTTAGATTTGGTGGAAATTGCTTATCTGTTAACTCTCAACCTCAGAATCAGAAGAATAGTTCTTATTGTAAAGAATCTAGTTCAAGAAAGATGAAATTTTGGAGATGGGAACTTGATGTTGCAATTGCTATCATTGTTGTGGTTTTGCTTTTGCTTTTAGCTTTTGGAGTTTTCTTTTACAGAAAGTTTCATTCAAGAGAGATATATAGACATGAAATGTTGCCAAAGATTGTTCAAGATAATTCAACAACAGGAGTTTCCTCTGAACTTCTTGCTAGTGCAA GATATATTTCTCAAACAATGAAGCTAGGGACACAAGCTACTCCAAGTAGTAGACACTTTTCCATTGAAGAATTGAAGGAAATCACAAGAAACTTTGATTTGTCAACTTATATTGGTGAAGGATCCATAGGAAAG CTGTACAAAGGTAAACTAGAGAATGGATCTTATGTGATTATAAGATCATTGGCTCTGAGAAAGAAATTCTCAATACAAAATCTCAAAGCTAGGTTGGATTTACTGTCAAAGCTTCACCATCCAAATTTGGTTAGTCTCTTAGGTCATTGTATTGATGGTAGTGGAAAAGATGGTGCTAGTACCAACAAGCTTCATCTTGTGTACGAGTATGTGCAAAATGGCGATTATCGTACACATTTGTCAG AATTTTCGTCAGATAAGGCACTAAAATGGTCTGATAGATTGGCAATTTTAATTGGAGTTGCAAAGGCTGTGCATTTTTTGCATACTGGAATTATACCAGGTTGTTTTAGAAACCAATTAAAGACGAACAATGTTTTACTTCATGAACACCGCTTTCCCAAACTAAGCGACTATGGTATGTCCTTGATCTCCGAAGAGATCGAAAACATTGAG GTAAAGGGAGTGATTCCAAAATCTTG CCAAAGGGAAGAATTAAAGGATGATGTTTAcaattttggtttcatattgttTGAATCACTTGCTGGTCCCATAGCAAGTGAGAAAGGAGAAGCATTCTTTCTTAATGAAAAG GCATCATTTGATAGTCATGATGGTAGAAAAAGAATAGTAGATCCAATAGTGTTGACAAGTTGCTGTCAAGAGTCTTTATCAATTGTAATATCTATCACAACCAAATGCATATCTCCACAATCATCGTCTCGTCCTTCTTTTGAAGATGTCCTCTGGAATTTACAATATGCAGCTCAAGTTCAAGCCACGGCAGATGCAGATTCTATATCCTAG